One window of Colius striatus isolate bColStr4 chromosome 16, bColStr4.1.hap1, whole genome shotgun sequence genomic DNA carries:
- the SOX18 gene encoding transcription factor SOX-18, whose translation MNISESNYCREEISQPRGDCSWVTAAVPAAEPGLAFPRPPGAASPASRTPSPEPGFAFGPGPGGAAPGAAPSRTPSPEPGYGYSPPAGRPEGKGGEDSRIRRPMNAFMVWAKDERKRLAQQNPDLHNAVLSKMLGQSWKALSASDKRPFVEEAERLRIQHLQDHPNYKYRPRRKKQAKKIKRMEPNILLHNLSQPCSDNFNMSHHGGSQPGHPQPPPLNHFRELHSMGSDIENYGLPTPEMSPLDVLEQTEPAFFPPHMQDDCNMMPFRGYHHHHQMEFPQEKCMGRDVAVPYAQTPSHLADAMRTPHPSSIYYNQMCSGTQNGLSAHLGQLSPPPEAHHMESVDHLNQTELWTDVDRNEFDQYLNMSRTRPDASGLPYHVSLSKVTPRSISCEESSLISALSDASSAVYYSPCITG comes from the exons ATGAATATATCTGAGTCTAACTACTGCCGAGAGGAGATATCGCAACCCCGGGGCGACTGTTCATGGGTCACCGCCGCCGTGCCGGCCGCTGAGCCCGGGCTCGCCTTCCCGCGCCCCCCGGGAGCCGCCTCCCCCGCCAGCCGCACGCCCAGCCCCGAGCCCGGCTTCGCCttcggccccggccccggcggcgcGGCCCCCGGCGCGGCCCCCAGCCGCACGCCCAGCCCCGAGCCGGGCTATGGATACAGCCCCCCGGCCGGTCGCCCCGAGGGCAAGGGCGGCGAGGACTCCCGCATCCGCCGGCCCATGAACGCCTTCATGGTCTGGGCCAAGGACGAGCGCAAGCGGCTGGCGCAGCAGAACCCCGACCTGCACAACGCCGTGCTCAGCAAGATGCTGG GCCAGTCGTGGAAAGCGCTGAGCGCCAGCGACAAGCGTCCCTttgtggaagaggcagagaggctGCGAATCCAGCACCTCCAGGATCACCCCAACTACAAGTACCGCCCAAGGAGAAAGAAGCAAGCCAAGAAAATCAAGAGGATGGAACCCAATATCCTCCTGCATAACCTTTCCCAGCCTTGCAGTGACAACTTCAACATGAGTCACCATGGCGGCAGCCAGCCGGGCCACCCCCAGCCTCCCCCGCTTAACCACTTCAGAGAACTCCACTCCATGGGGTCGGATATTGAAAACTATGGCTTGCCAACTCCTGAGATGTCTCCCTTGGATGTCTTAGAACAGACCGAGCCGGCGTTTTTCCCCCCTCACATGCAGGATGACTGCAACATGATGCCCTTTCGTGGCTACCACCACCATCACCAGATGGAGTTTCCCCAGGAGAAGTGCATGGGGCGGGACGTGGCGGTGCCCTACGCGCAGACCCCCTCGCACTTGGCCGATGCCATGAGGACTCCCCATCCCTCCAGCATATACTACAACCAAATGTGCTCAGGAACTCAGAACGGGCTTTCAGCCcacctgggtcagctgtctcCTCCCCCCGAAGCCCACCACATGGAGAGCGTGGATCACTTGAACCAAACCGAGCTCTGGACAGACGTTGACCGCAACGAGTTTGACCAGTATTTGAACATGAGCAGGACTCGTCCCGACGCCTCGGGACTCCCTTACCACGTCTCCCTGTCCAAAGTGACTCCTAGAAGCATCTCCTGTGAGGAGAGCAGCTTGATATCCGCCCTGTCCGACGCCAGCAGCGCCGTTTACTACAGCCCCTGCATCACGGGTTAG